A genomic window from Sorex araneus isolate mSorAra2 chromosome 2, mSorAra2.pri, whole genome shotgun sequence includes:
- the LOC101558130 gene encoding olfactory receptor 14J1-like → MANFTTSGFLLMGLSAKPELEIFYACLFLLLYLLALAGNMLIITTTSLDDSLQSPMYFFLRHLSFLDLCYISVTVPRLIYNSFMHRGDISYWECVFQCFVFMLCAVTEVSMLTLMSYDRYVAICLPLHYEIIMNVRTCVQGVVGVWVSGAISGAMHTAATFSIRFCGPRIIQLFFCDVPQILKLSCSNDYISEIGVIVFLGFVTFLCLVFIGFSYMQIFSSVLRMPSAEGRAKAFSTCLPHLAVVILFLSTGFFEYLKSHSDSPTVSDIFLTFMYAVVPPTFNPMIYSLRNKAVKSAVRNVFNRKKSYLCRWHLCILCRERTLNSIGQS, encoded by the coding sequence ATGGCTAATTTCACGACCAGTGGGTTTCTCCTCATGGGACTTTCTGCCAAGCCTGAGCTAGAAATCTTCTATGCTTGTCTGTTCCTCCTTCTCTACTTGTTGGCTTTAGCtggcaacatgctcatcatcaccaccacttccctggatgacagtctccagtcccccatgtatttcttcctgaggCATCTCTCCTTTCTGGATCTCTGCTATATTTCTGTGACTGTTCCGAGATTAATTTACAACTCTTTCATGCATAGAGGAGACATTTCCTACTGGGAATGCGTTTTTCAGTGTTTTGTCTTCATGCTCTGTGCAGTTACTGAGGTGTCCATGCTCACtctgatgtcctatgaccgctacgtggccatctgccttCCCCTGCACTATGAAATCATCATGAATGTCAGAACCTGTGTCCAGGGAGTTGTTGGTGTGTGGGTCAGTGGGGCCATCTCTGGAGCCATGCATACGGCAGCTACTTTCTCTATCCGCTTCTGTGGCCCCCGCATCATTCAACTGTTCTTCTGTGATGTTCCCCAGATCCTGAAACTCTCCTGCTCTAATGACTATATCAGTGAGATCGGTGTCATTGTCTTCCTTGGttttgtgacatttctttgtCTTGTCTTTATTGGATTCTCCTACATGCAGATATTTTCttctgtgctgaggatgccatctgctgagggcagagccaaggccttTTCCACTTGCCTCCCCCACCTCGCTGTCGTCATATTGTTTCTTTCTACAGGTTTCTTCGAGTACTTAAAATCTCATTCAGACTCTCCAACTGTGTCAgacatttttctcacttttatgTATGCAGTAGTTCCACCAACATTCAATCCAAtgatctacagcctgagaaataAAGCTGTTAAGTCAGCTGTAAGAAACGTTTTTAACAGGAAAAAATCATATTTGTGTCGATGGCATTTATGTATTCTTTGTAGGGAGAGAACTTTAAATTCAATTGGACAATCTTGA